One stretch of Excalfactoria chinensis isolate bCotChi1 chromosome 31, bCotChi1.hap2, whole genome shotgun sequence DNA includes these proteins:
- the TMEM79 gene encoding transmembrane protein 79, which translates to MPVPALGPPRVPGPVRGEAAAPGPPPPTRPTGLKFSRSGRWVTRTAAPQVADRRSHRPAAPRSAPREAIGDVGLIPSRCPETRAGCSRPRPRPRPLRALRPMAAADPAPPPEEEEEALLEPGKAAPPGEDPPAAGDPRGDPDATLLWDRRQRSARGRPEPTESKRRSSPEGGREDPEEGNPACPPPEADGEEDPGLPMMAAHVFVPIDLHCIERTPTEQRKQQPSPQPPEESRGGRVLPRDGPGGVLPKQTFLPADPSRYRGPLSFEGPAAKLPPEGPRRPCAGLCSTAALKAVASLVGALLLCPCLLYGAYVFLPFDAPLLPTVSSRLLYALRCAAFATVPIVLGMIVSGISRLCSAALEPFGKLQREVEIHQTFVSQSVHLFILYFFNMAVLATYLQQELLKLIPLLTGLFAISRLTYWLSYAFGRSFRAFGFAMTFLPLLAMLLWNLYSMFVLEPDNLLALATEKPEESSRHSRARLRYWG; encoded by the exons CGCTGGGTGACCCGCACGGCGGCACCGCAGGTCGCAGATCGCAGGTCGcaccgccccgccgccccccgctccgctccgc GTGAAGCCATCGGGGATGTTGGCCTGATCCCCTCCCGGTGCCCTGAAACTCGGGCCGGCTGCTCCCGGCCCCGGCCGCGCCCCCGGCCGCTCCGAGCCCTTCGGCCCATGGCTGCCGCCGACCCCGCGCCGCCCccggaggaggaagaggaggctctgcTGGAGCCGGGGAAGGCGGCCCCCCCCGGCGAGGATCCTCCGGCCGCAGGTGACCCCCGCGGGGATCCCGATGCCACCCTGCTGTGGGACCGGCGGCAGCGCAGCGCCCGGGGGCGGCCGGAACCCACGGAGAGCAAACGGCGCTCGAGCCCCGAGGGGGGTCGCGAGGACCCCGAAGAAGGGAACCCTGCCTGCCCCCCCCCTGAGGCTGACGGGGAGGAAGATCCCGGGCTGCCCATGATGGCGGCGCACGTCTTCGTGCCCATCGACCTCCACTGCATCGAGCGGACGCCtacagagcagaggaagcagcagcccagcccgCAGCCCCCGGAGGAGAGCAGGGGGGGCCGCGTTCTGCCCAGGGACGGACCCGGCGGCGTCCTCCCAAAGCAGACGTTCCTCCCTGCCGACCCCTCCCGCTACCGGGGCCCACTGAGCTTCGAGGGGCCCGCGGCCAAACTGCCGCCCGAGGGGCCGCGACGTCCCTGTGCCGGGCTCTGCAGCACCGCCGCCCTCAAGGCCGTGGCGTCGCTGGTGGgggctctgctcctctgcccctGCCTCCTCTACGGCGCCTACGTCTTCCTGCCCTTCGACGCGCCGCTCCTGCCCACCGTCAGCAGCCGGCTGCTGTACGCGCTGCGCTGCGCCGCCTTCGCCACCGTCCCCATCGTGCTGG GGATGATCGTCAGCGGCATCTCACGCCTCTGCTCGGCGGCGCTGGAGCCCTTTGGGAAGCTGCAGCGGGAGGTGGAGATCCATCAGACCTTCGTCTCCCAGTCCGTCCACCTCTTCATCCTCTACTTCTTCAACATGGCCGTGCTGGCCACttacctgcagcaggagctgctcaagCTCATCCCCCTCCTCACGGGGCTCTTTGCCATCTCTCG TCTGACCTACTGGCTGTCCTACGCCTTCGGCCGCTCCTTCCGCGCCTTCGGCTTTGCCATGACCTTCCTgcccctgctggccatgctgctctGGAACCTGTACAGCATGTTTGTGCTGGAGCCCGACAACCTCCTGGCCTTGGCGACAGAGAAGCCTGAGGAGAGCTCGCGGCACAGCAGGGCCAGGCTGCGGTACTGGGGCTGA